A part of Bacillus thuringiensis genomic DNA contains:
- the glgA gene encoding glycogen synthase GlgA: protein MNILFAVSECVPFVKSGGLADVAGALPKELKKLGVDVRIILPNYSLIPQKLRDGCTLHKVINVPLGWRNQYCGILKGEQDGITYYLIDNEYYFKRDSLYGHYDDGERFSYFSKAVLECIPHLDFEVDVLHSHDWHTAMVNFLLREKYQDNPLYEHIKTVYTIHNLQFQGVFPPEVMYDLLELGDEYFRSEQLEFYGNVNFMKGGIIASDQITAVSPTYKEEIQYEFFGEKLDGLLRKYNGKLSGIVNGIDTSVYNPETDSYITAQYDAESLEEKNENKRALQRYFGLPEKEDTPIISMVTRLTKQKGLDLVRTVFREIMEKDVQCIILGSGDSEYEQFFEWMAYEYPEKVKVYIGFNEELAHQVYAGSDLFLMPSLFEPCGLGQLIALAYGTIPIVRETGGLNDTVQSYDEETGEGNGFSFTNFNAHDMLHTVHRAIEFYHDKPVWEQLVKQAMTEDYSWEKSALAYKKLYKSLME, encoded by the coding sequence GTGAATATTTTATTTGCAGTATCAGAATGTGTACCATTTGTTAAATCGGGAGGATTAGCTGATGTAGCAGGTGCGCTCCCAAAAGAGCTGAAAAAATTAGGTGTGGACGTTCGCATTATACTCCCAAATTATAGTCTTATTCCGCAAAAATTAAGGGATGGATGTACGTTACATAAAGTAATTAACGTCCCGCTTGGGTGGAGAAATCAATATTGCGGAATTTTAAAAGGTGAGCAAGACGGGATTACGTATTACTTAATAGATAATGAATATTATTTTAAGAGGGATTCTCTGTATGGTCATTATGATGATGGAGAGCGTTTTTCTTATTTTTCGAAAGCAGTTTTAGAGTGTATTCCTCATCTTGATTTCGAAGTGGATGTTCTTCATAGCCATGATTGGCATACAGCTATGGTGAATTTCTTACTGCGTGAAAAGTATCAAGATAACCCATTATATGAGCATATTAAAACGGTGTATACGATTCATAACTTGCAGTTCCAAGGTGTATTTCCTCCTGAAGTGATGTACGACTTATTAGAACTTGGTGATGAATATTTCCGTAGTGAGCAGCTAGAGTTTTATGGAAATGTGAACTTTATGAAGGGTGGTATTATCGCTTCTGATCAAATTACAGCGGTTAGCCCGACATACAAAGAGGAAATTCAATATGAGTTTTTCGGTGAGAAGTTAGATGGGTTGTTACGCAAATATAATGGGAAGCTTAGCGGCATCGTAAATGGAATTGATACGAGCGTATATAATCCAGAAACGGATTCGTATATTACTGCTCAGTATGATGCAGAGTCATTAGAGGAAAAGAATGAAAATAAACGTGCATTGCAGCGTTATTTTGGTTTGCCTGAAAAAGAAGATACACCAATTATTTCAATGGTAACTAGATTAACGAAGCAAAAAGGTCTTGATTTAGTACGTACTGTATTCCGTGAAATAATGGAGAAAGATGTACAATGTATTATTTTAGGGTCAGGTGATTCGGAATATGAACAATTCTTTGAGTGGATGGCATACGAATATCCCGAGAAGGTAAAAGTGTATATCGGATTTAATGAAGAGTTAGCTCACCAAGTGTATGCGGGAAGTGATTTATTCTTAATGCCATCACTATTTGAACCGTGTGGACTGGGACAACTTATCGCATTAGCGTACGGTACAATTCCGATTGTAAGAGAGACAGGCGGATTAAATGATACTGTACAATCTTATGACGAAGAAACTGGAGAAGGAAATGGTTTCAGTTTTACGAACTTTAATGCACATGACATGTTGCACACAGTTCATCGTGCAATTGAATTTTATCATGATAAACCGGTATGGGAGCAGCTTGTAAAGCAAGCGATGACTGAAGATTATAGCTGGGAGAAATCAGCTCTTGCCTATAAGAAATTGTATAAAAGTCTCATGGAATAA
- the glgD gene encoding glucose-1-phosphate adenylyltransferase subunit GlgD has protein sequence MGEKMLGIINATGSFPSLKKVTGHRSLAALPFGGRYRLIDFMLSNMVNSNIHSVAVFTSHKNRSLMDHVGSGKQWDLDRKRDGLFLFPPNCQCDQDEFGSFAHFRRHIDYFLRAREEYVVITNSHLVTALNFQAVLERHIHTEADITEVCHEGVSLQTYVLKKQLLLDLFETYKDVEQYSLFDVVREKRGKSLHIATYEHTGYVAIIDSIESYYKHSLEILQPAIWKQLFKKEAPIFTKVKDEPPTRYLKGAAVKNTMIANGSIIEGEVENSVVSRSVKIGKGSIVRNSIIMQKSKIGDNCIIDGVIIDKDVNIGDGVVLKGNVDEPYVVEKGSIQNSTINSYS, from the coding sequence ATGGGAGAAAAAATGTTAGGAATTATTAATGCAACGGGAAGTTTTCCTTCCTTAAAGAAAGTAACAGGGCATCGCTCACTAGCGGCGTTACCGTTTGGGGGCCGTTATCGACTCATTGATTTCATGCTTTCAAATATGGTGAATTCTAATATTCATAGTGTAGCGGTTTTTACAAGTCATAAAAACCGTTCGCTAATGGACCATGTTGGTTCAGGAAAACAGTGGGATTTAGATAGAAAAAGAGATGGACTGTTTTTATTCCCACCAAATTGCCAATGTGACCAAGATGAATTTGGGTCTTTTGCACATTTTAGAAGACATATTGATTATTTTCTAAGAGCCAGAGAAGAGTATGTCGTTATTACGAATAGCCATCTCGTAACAGCATTAAATTTTCAAGCGGTGTTAGAGCGACATATACATACGGAAGCTGATATTACTGAAGTTTGTCATGAAGGGGTTTCGCTTCAAACATACGTGTTAAAGAAACAATTATTGTTAGATTTATTCGAGACATATAAAGATGTGGAGCAATACAGTTTATTTGATGTAGTGAGAGAAAAGCGCGGAAAATCACTGCATATTGCTACGTATGAGCATACAGGATATGTAGCTATTATTGATTCGATTGAAAGTTACTATAAACATAGCTTAGAAATTTTGCAGCCTGCTATTTGGAAGCAATTATTTAAGAAAGAAGCACCAATCTTTACGAAAGTAAAAGATGAACCACCAACTCGTTACCTGAAGGGTGCAGCCGTGAAAAATACAATGATTGCAAACGGCAGTATTATCGAAGGTGAAGTAGAAAATAGTGTTGTCTCCCGTTCTGTTAAAATTGGGAAAGGTTCAATTGTCCGTAATAGCATTATTATGCAAAAGAGCAAAATTGGAGATAACTGTATAATAGACGGTGTTATTATTGATAAAGACGTGAACATTGGTGATGGTGTTGTCTTAAAAGGAAACGTGGATGAGCCATATGTTGTAGAAAAAGGAAGCATTCAAAATAGTACGATTAATAGTTATTCGTGA
- the glgC gene encoding glucose-1-phosphate adenylyltransferase: protein MAQKQKCVAMLLAGGKGSRLSALTKNLAKPAVPFGGKYRIIDFTLSNCANSGIETVGILTQYQPLELHNYIGIGNAWDLDRVSGGVTVLPPYAESSGVKWYTGTASAIYQNLNYLSQYEPEYVLILSGDHIYKMDYSKMLDYHIEKEADVSISVIEVPWDEASRFGIMNTNEEMEIVEFEEKPQFPRSNLASMGIYIFNWAILKEYLEMDARNPESSNDFGKDVLPLLLDEGKKLMAYPFEGYWKDVGTVKSLWEANMDLLRDETSLNLNDRNWRIYSVNPNEPPQYIAEKAKVEESLINEGCVIEGDVKHSVLFQGVTVEEGSMVIDSVVMPGVKIGKNVVIERAIVGSEMVIEDGTIIRPEKNVDDVVLIAEGK from the coding sequence ATGGCTCAAAAACAAAAGTGCGTAGCAATGTTACTAGCAGGGGGAAAAGGTAGTCGATTAAGTGCATTAACAAAAAATTTAGCCAAGCCAGCTGTTCCATTTGGTGGTAAATATCGCATTATTGATTTTACGCTAAGCAACTGTGCGAATTCTGGTATTGAAACGGTGGGGATTTTAACGCAATACCAACCACTCGAACTTCATAATTATATCGGAATCGGCAATGCTTGGGATTTAGACCGAGTAAGCGGTGGAGTCACAGTATTACCTCCTTATGCGGAGTCTTCAGGTGTGAAGTGGTACACAGGTACGGCAAGTGCCATTTATCAAAACTTAAACTATTTAAGTCAATATGAACCAGAGTATGTCCTGATTTTATCTGGCGACCATATTTATAAAATGGATTACAGTAAAATGCTAGATTACCATATTGAGAAAGAAGCAGACGTTTCGATTTCTGTTATTGAAGTGCCTTGGGATGAAGCGAGTCGTTTCGGTATTATGAATACGAACGAAGAGATGGAGATTGTTGAATTTGAAGAGAAACCGCAATTTCCAAGAAGTAATCTTGCATCAATGGGAATTTATATTTTTAACTGGGCAATTTTGAAAGAGTATTTAGAGATGGATGCAAGAAATCCTGAATCTAGTAATGATTTCGGAAAAGATGTACTTCCGCTTTTATTAGATGAAGGGAAAAAGCTAATGGCGTATCCATTTGAAGGATATTGGAAAGATGTTGGAACGGTGAAAAGCTTATGGGAAGCGAATATGGATTTACTTCGTGATGAAACATCGCTGAATTTAAACGATCGTAATTGGCGTATTTATTCTGTAAATCCAAATGAGCCACCTCAATATATTGCTGAAAAGGCAAAAGTAGAAGAATCACTTATTAACGAAGGATGCGTCATTGAAGGGGACGTGAAGCATTCTGTATTATTCCAAGGGGTGACGGTGGAAGAAGGTAGTATGGTTATTGATTCTGTCGTTATGCCAGGAGTGAAGATTGGTAAAAATGTTGTGATTGAAAGAGCGATTGTTGGATCGGAAATGGTTATTGAAGATGGAACAATTATTCGTCCAGAAAAAAATGTCGACGATGTAGTACTAATTGCTGAAGGGAAATAG
- the glgB gene encoding 1,4-alpha-glucan branching protein GlgB, producing MDVINCEEVKRDEFHTEKYYDSYNIFGAHIVTEDGMRGVRFTVWAPHAKAMSVVGDFNEWDYEKHKMLQVTEEGIWSLFVPHIEENEIYKYAIETMDGDVILKADPYAVYAEIRPNTASVVFDIEGYEWNDKNWIRKRKKKSIYKEAMTVYELHFGSWKKKEDGALYSYREMAEELIPYVVEHQFTHIEIMPLVEHPYDRSWGYQGTGYYAATSRFGTPHDLMYFVDECHKYGIGVILDWVPGHFCKDAHGLYLFDGTPTYEYKDIDVQENLVWGTVNFDLGKREVRNFLISNALFWMRYFHIDGFRVDAVANMLYWNKEGQEQSNEHAVSFLRELNEAVFAEDEDFLMTAEDSTAWPLVTAPTYEGGLGFNYKWNMGWMNDVLKYMECAPEYRKYIHEKMTFSLIYAYSENFILPLSHDEVVHGKKSLLNKMPGDYWDKFAQLRLLYGYFFTHPGKKLLFMGGEFGQFDEWKDLEDLDWNLHDFEMHRYMHDYFKELIALYKRSKPLWQLDHSPEGFQWIDANNHEQSIFSFIRQGDKKEDALVVVCNFTKATYENYKVGLPDFEYYNEVLNSDAEQYGGSGQVNKKRLKTIQEPYHNQAAHVEITIPPFGVSILRPVKTRKGSKKQDGSKTKVRSNVTSRGKR from the coding sequence TTGGATGTAATAAATTGTGAAGAAGTGAAACGAGATGAGTTTCATACAGAAAAGTACTATGACAGTTATAACATCTTTGGGGCACATATTGTGACGGAAGATGGGATGCGAGGTGTACGATTCACAGTATGGGCTCCTCATGCGAAAGCAATGAGTGTTGTTGGAGATTTTAATGAATGGGATTATGAGAAACATAAGATGCTACAAGTGACAGAAGAGGGGATTTGGTCCTTGTTTGTACCGCATATTGAAGAGAATGAGATATATAAGTATGCGATTGAAACGATGGACGGTGATGTGATTTTAAAAGCAGATCCTTACGCAGTATATGCAGAAATAAGACCAAATACGGCATCGGTAGTTTTTGATATAGAGGGATATGAATGGAATGATAAAAACTGGATTCGTAAGAGAAAGAAAAAATCGATTTATAAAGAAGCGATGACAGTTTATGAATTACATTTCGGTTCTTGGAAAAAGAAAGAAGATGGCGCTCTGTATTCTTACAGAGAAATGGCCGAGGAGCTCATTCCGTATGTGGTGGAACATCAATTTACACATATTGAAATTATGCCGCTTGTTGAGCATCCATATGATCGTTCTTGGGGATATCAAGGAACGGGATATTATGCAGCGACAAGTAGATTCGGCACGCCACATGATTTGATGTATTTTGTCGATGAATGTCATAAATATGGAATCGGTGTCATTTTAGATTGGGTGCCGGGGCATTTTTGTAAAGATGCTCACGGTTTATATTTGTTTGATGGGACACCGACTTATGAATATAAAGATATAGATGTACAAGAAAACCTAGTATGGGGAACTGTTAATTTTGATTTAGGCAAGAGGGAAGTACGTAATTTTTTAATTTCAAATGCTTTATTTTGGATGAGATATTTCCATATTGATGGTTTCAGGGTGGATGCAGTTGCGAACATGCTGTACTGGAATAAAGAAGGACAGGAGCAAAGTAATGAGCACGCTGTTTCATTTTTACGAGAGTTAAATGAAGCGGTGTTTGCAGAAGATGAAGATTTTCTTATGACAGCAGAAGATTCAACAGCTTGGCCACTTGTAACAGCTCCAACGTATGAAGGTGGGCTTGGGTTCAATTACAAATGGAATATGGGCTGGATGAATGATGTGCTGAAATATATGGAGTGTGCGCCTGAGTACAGGAAGTATATTCATGAGAAAATGACGTTCTCTTTAATATATGCTTACTCTGAAAATTTCATATTACCGCTTTCTCATGATGAAGTCGTTCATGGGAAAAAGTCGTTATTAAATAAAATGCCAGGAGATTACTGGGATAAGTTTGCTCAACTTCGTTTATTATATGGATATTTCTTTACTCACCCAGGAAAGAAATTACTTTTCATGGGAGGAGAATTTGGGCAGTTTGATGAGTGGAAAGACCTTGAAGATTTGGATTGGAATTTACATGACTTTGAAATGCATCGTTATATGCATGATTACTTTAAAGAGCTCATAGCATTGTATAAGCGCTCCAAACCACTTTGGCAGCTTGACCATTCACCTGAAGGATTTCAGTGGATAGATGCTAATAATCATGAGCAAAGTATTTTCTCGTTTATCCGCCAAGGGGATAAAAAAGAGGATGCGTTAGTTGTCGTATGTAATTTTACGAAAGCTACATATGAAAACTATAAAGTAGGTTTGCCAGATTTCGAGTATTATAACGAGGTTTTAAACAGTGACGCTGAGCAATATGGCGGATCGGGTCAAGTGAATAAGAAACGTCTCAAGACGATTCAAGAACCGTATCATAATCAAGCGGCACATGTAGAAATTACAATTCCACCATTTGGCGTATCCATATTACGACCAGTGAAGACGAGAAAGGGGAGCAAAAAACAAGATGGCTCAAAAACAAAAGTGCGTAGCAATGTTACTAGCAGGGGGAAAAGGTAG
- a CDS encoding CalY family protein, translating to MSLKQKVGMGVVTASLGLSLTFGGVFAYFSDSETSSNSFQAGTLDLSINPSVIVNVKDLKPGDFIERNFKLENKGTLDIAKVALETSYEVTDAKQNNDGEDLGDHIIVKFLVNDGKPSNPNDDHEILWETKLSELKTMKPEDVATSLERHNLIDGIKSGETDYLHVLFSFEDNDQDQNKFQGDSLQLNWTFHAEQTPGVEK from the coding sequence ATGTCATTAAAACAAAAGGTTGGGATGGGAGTTGTCACAGCTTCACTTGGCTTATCCCTTACATTCGGCGGTGTATTCGCCTATTTCAGTGATTCTGAAACATCTAGTAACTCCTTTCAAGCTGGTACACTAGATCTTTCTATTAATCCAAGTGTAATCGTTAATGTGAAAGATTTAAAGCCAGGCGACTTTATTGAAAGAAACTTCAAACTTGAAAACAAAGGGACATTGGATATTGCAAAAGTAGCACTTGAAACATCCTATGAAGTTACAGATGCAAAGCAAAATAATGATGGTGAAGATTTAGGCGATCACATCATCGTCAAATTTTTAGTGAATGATGGAAAGCCATCTAATCCAAACGATGATCACGAAATTTTGTGGGAAACAAAACTATCAGAATTAAAAACTATGAAACCTGAGGATGTAGCTACTTCTCTAGAACGTCATAACTTAATTGATGGTATTAAATCTGGTGAAACAGATTACTTACACGTTCTCTTCTCCTTTGAAGATAACGACCAAGATCAAAATAAATTCCAGGGTGATTCCTTACAGCTAAACTGGACATTCCACGCAGAGCAAACACCAGGCGTGGAGAAATAA